The nucleotide sequence CGGCTCGGCTCGGCCGAAGACTGCGCCGGAGCCGCCGTGTTTTTGCTGTCATCGGCCGCGTCCTACATCACCGGTCAGATCATCGTGGTGGATGGCGGACTCACCGTCGGACAAATCGGCCGACTCTGATCACTATGCACGTCGACGACCTCGCTTCTCCCAGCATTCTCGTGCTCGCACCGCGACTGGAGCACAACCTCCGCGCCATGCAGTCCGCCTGCGACGCCGCCGGCATGGAACTGCGCCCGCACATCAAAACGCACAAGCTCCTACCCATTGCGCGTCGTCAGTTGGAACTCGGCGCGAAAGGCCTGACCTGCGCCAAACTCAGCGAAGCGGAAGCCATGTTGCCGAGCGGCGTGCGCGAAATCTTTCTCGCCCATTCCCTCGTTGATCATCGGCAAGCCGCCCGGATCGCCGCCCTGTGCGATCAACTCGACGAACTCCGCGTTGCCGTGACAAGCGAAGCCCATGCGGAGACATTGATCACCTTGGCCGCTCAAGTGGGCCGCCCATTGCACGCGATGATGGCCATCGACAGCGGCCTCGACCGCGAAGGCGTGCGCGACGTCGCCTCCGCCCAGCGCATTGCCGCCCGGCTCGCTCGCGCTCCCCAGGTCGAGCTCGCAGGTTTCTACACGCACGAAGGGCAGTTTTATACCAAGCCGAATGATCAGCGCGAAGCCGGCATCGTCCGGATGCTCACCGATCTCCGTGCCATTCGTGACGCCATCGATCCGGCCCTGCCACTGTGGCCCGGCAGCAGCATGACGGCCCGCGCCATCGCCGACGGTCACGCTGACGGCGTGCAAGCCGTGCGCCCCGGCGCATATGTTTTCGGCGACATGGCACTCTCGACCAGCACCGACGTCATGCCGTTTGCCGACGTGGCGCTCGAGGTTCTGGCCACCGTGGTCGACCGCCCCACCGCCGACCTCGCCCTGATCGACGCCGGCTCCAAAACGTTTTCCTCCGACCGCACGGCGGCGGGCGTGAGCGCCGTGGCCGCAGATGGCCGCGACCTCTCCGTCGTCCGCGTGAACGAAGAGCATGGTTACCTGCGTGGTGCCGATGTGGCTTCCCTCCAACTCGGCGAGCGCATCCGTTTCGTGCCCGCCCACGTCTGCACCGTTGTCAATCTCACCAGCCATGTGACCCTCATCGATTCCGATGATTACGTCTCCGCCTCCTGGCCGGTCGATGCCCGCGGTTGCACGCAATAACCCCCCCCTCTTTTTATCATGAAAATCCTCCGCTATCTCGACTCCACTCAAACCGTGCGTCTCGGCGCCCAGCAGACCGACGGCAGCATCCGCCGCCTCGACGGCGAAATCTACGGCGAGCTCACCGTATCTGATATTGTGGATACGCCCACCGAGTTGCTCGCCCCCATCGAGCCGACCCAGATCCTGTGCATCGGACTCAACTACCGCCAACACGCCGCGGAATCGGGCATGAAGCCACCCGAGCGCCCCATCCTCTTCGTCAAGGGCATCAACACACTGCAACATCCCGGGAAGCCGATCGAGATCCCCACGCACCTCGCCAGCACCGAGGTCGATTACGAATGCGAACTCGCCGTTGTTATCGGCAAGGCCTGCAAAAACGTCAGTCCCGCCGAAGCCCTCGACTACGTCCTCGGCTACACCTGCGCCAACGATGTGTCGGCCCGCGATCACCAGATCAAACTCGGCGGCGGCCAATGGTGCCGCGGCAAGTTCTTCGACACGTTCGCGCCGCTCGGTCCCTGCCTCGTCACGCCCGCAGACATCCCCGATCCCAACGCCCTCAAAATCGCCACCATTCTGAACGGCGAACGTGTGCAGGACTGGACCACCAGTGACATGATTTTCGATGTCGCCCACATCATCTCCTATCTCAGCGGCAGCACGACGCTCGTGCCCGGCACCGTCATCATGACGGGCACGCCTCAGGGCGTGGGCATGGCGGTCAAGCCGGAGCCTCGCTGGTTGCGCCCCGGCGACGAGGTCTCCATTGAAATCGAAAACATCGGCACGCTCACCAATCCGGTGCAGCTCGAATGCTGAGTCCCGTCCGCCAGTCCGCCCGGAACCCGCGGCCGGGAACAGTGGTGCCGCGTTGCCCGGCGGAAACATCGTCGCCGGACCCGCCCGCGCGGGCCGCGACGTTCAAGTTGCGGCAGGCCTGGCGACCGTCCCCCGAGGCGGCCTTTCGTCCCGGTGCGGCCTGGGTGGCGGCGTCCGCCGACGCCCTCCACATCTGGGCGGCGTTGCTGGATGAACACCCGCGCACCCAGGCTACGCATGACCACACCCCGTTGTGGGAACTCGGCGACGTCTTCGAGATCTTCCTGCAACTCGGCGACGGTCCCGTTTACCACGAGTTCCACATCGCGCCCAATGGCTGCACCCTGCAGCTGCGTTTTCCGGACGCACATTGGCCCCGGGCGGCGGGGATCGACCCGTGGGTGCAACGCTCACCCGGGTTTGAAGCCACGGTGGACACCCGTCCGGGACGCGGGATCTGGAACGTGCGCGCCCGAATCCCGCTTTCGCTACTCACCGGTGAAACCACCGGCGCGCTCGCCTGGCCGCACCATGGTCGTATCGCGTTTGGCCGTTACGACTACGACGACCACGGGCAACCCTGCTGCTCCCATTCCGCCCGCCTGACGCAGTGCGACTTCCATCGCTTGCACGAGTGGACGCCGGTCACTTTTCCGACGTTCGACGCGGGTATGCCCGCCCCGGCAAAACCTCAGGGCACGGCGTAGACTTCGACGATGGCGATGCCTTCGCCGCCGGCGGTGTCCTCGACTTGTGCCGTGTAAACGCCGGCCGGAACCGTCACCAGCATTCCGGCATCGGCCCCGCCGCTGGTGAGCGCAAACGCCCCGACCTCGTCGGCTACGGTAGCGATTTCACTGGCGTTGCTCTGGTCGCTCCAGTCGTCGTTGGTCGCCACCAACTCGCCGTTGCTGTCGCGTAAGGTGAGCACGGGGTCGGCGAGCACATCGCTCGCCGCGAACCCGAAACTCTCCACCAACTCCGGCCCGATACCGCGGATGAGCAGGCGCGCCGACGACTCGCGCACCACGATGCCCGGCACCATCACTGCGAGGCCATTGCCGACGCGACCGCGAGTGGAAATATTGACCAGTCGCCCGGTGTCGTCGCCGCCCGCGTCGTAGAGTTCGATCAAGCCGAGTCCGCCCCCCGCTTTGCCCGCCAGGTGCACGGTGTAGGAACCGGGATCGAGCGTGGCCAACAACGCCGCGTCACCGGAACCGCTCTCCAGCGCGAACGCCCCGAGTTCGGCCGCCCGCGTGGCGATGGTGGCGGCTTGAGGTGCCGTCGACCAGTCGTCGTTGGTGGCCAGCTCCCCGTCAGCACCGAAGAGCGTCAGGGTCGCATCGGCGACGACGGTGGCCGGATCGAGAAAAGCTCCGAGCCCGGGTCCGATACCGCGCAGCAGCAACGAGCGCGGCCCTTCCCCGCCGATTACGAAGCCAGCGATCAACACATCAGCGTCGGCCCCGACCTGCGCACGCGTAGAAAGATTAACCAGACGACCATCGGCGACGGCCGACCCGAAGAGGTTCATCGCCCCGGTTTCCCAACGGTGCTGGGCTGGGATCGTGTAAGTCCCGGCGGCATACTCGGGCCCCATCGATGGCCACGGATCGGCAATATTCCAGTAATCCGGCGTCGCATCGTAGTAGTAGGAATCCACCACCGTGGCCGTATTGGTTTCGCGCCATTGGACCACGCCGCCTTGGCTGTTCCCATGGATGAAGGCCCCGGTGGACGTGGCATCGGTGGTCACGAAGGGTGACGTCGGGGAGACCAGTTCGTTGCCCAGGATGTTCTGGTCGACCGTGCCATCGGCAATGTCGAAGCCGCCCAAGGTCACGCGGTTGCGCAGGAACGTGTTGTGCGGACCAATGGGTCCCCAGTAATCGGATACATGAACGCGCTGCGCGATGTTGCCTTCGATGAGATTGGCAAACGCGTAGTCGCCGTGACCCGAAATATCCGTGGCGATGGTGGAGCCGTCCTGATTGCCGTCGCGGGAATAGTTGTAGGCGAAGACGCTGCCGTTGGCGCCTTCCTTCCAAATCATGGAGTGGCGCAGGTTGCGGAAAACATTGTTGGCGACGAGCACGTGGGTGGA is from Synoicihabitans lomoniglobus and encodes:
- a CDS encoding alanine racemase; this translates as MHVDDLASPSILVLAPRLEHNLRAMQSACDAAGMELRPHIKTHKLLPIARRQLELGAKGLTCAKLSEAEAMLPSGVREIFLAHSLVDHRQAARIAALCDQLDELRVAVTSEAHAETLITLAAQVGRPLHAMMAIDSGLDREGVRDVASAQRIAARLARAPQVELAGFYTHEGQFYTKPNDQREAGIVRMLTDLRAIRDAIDPALPLWPGSSMTARAIADGHADGVQAVRPGAYVFGDMALSTSTDVMPFADVALEVLATVVDRPTADLALIDAGSKTFSSDRTAAGVSAVAADGRDLSVVRVNEEHGYLRGADVASLQLGERIRFVPAHVCTVVNLTSHVTLIDSDDYVSASWPVDARGCTQ
- a CDS encoding fumarylacetoacetate hydrolase family protein; the encoded protein is MKILRYLDSTQTVRLGAQQTDGSIRRLDGEIYGELTVSDIVDTPTELLAPIEPTQILCIGLNYRQHAAESGMKPPERPILFVKGINTLQHPGKPIEIPTHLASTEVDYECELAVVIGKACKNVSPAEALDYVLGYTCANDVSARDHQIKLGGGQWCRGKFFDTFAPLGPCLVTPADIPDPNALKIATILNGERVQDWTTSDMIFDVAHIISYLSGSTTLVPGTVIMTGTPQGVGMAVKPEPRWLRPGDEVSIEIENIGTLTNPVQLEC